The Sesamum indicum cultivar Zhongzhi No. 13 linkage group LG1, S_indicum_v1.0, whole genome shotgun sequence genome includes a window with the following:
- the LOC105166587 gene encoding golgin candidate 2 produces MAHWISSKLKAAETLLQQIDQQAAESLRKNEKLLSDDQLGAGNSERTLETKPLIKDQLKKKGPENVVSQDTTHSDKHNLNVMSRSNSDVKRDDEAQGSLNVSSKSNMGSGLTDSDWTELLSVPDKKGASGGRSLSRSNSRVSGVRALKKDGVKVGNSGPGLNLSVVNGKSEKIRNDLKRGKSNVGLENNTSPDSDEKSSNVGDATPRTSSIQSPSSGGEMDQRDSNSSIVIGYTNVTNIRRIEGVNDIENGEKLNPVDESDRSSLMMPISHERELDMKVGLNDIERLKRGMSGSNESTMNSRTSSAMKKVSSLTSHGESNSETDGSSSSDSESEREREERRKRRQQILAEKAARKAVEAIKERENLVARLEGEKQSLEKILEERAKQQVQEASELQTTMMETMEAVELEKQKHNDTRMEALARLSKLESVNAELARSLAHVQKNLEVEVDRIAELRLQIHMKEASHEELKRKISSAHQNGGQLRASKGVEFEREMLEAEYSFITDKVRRVQYQAKTLETSIETTRRELEDPTEVEIELKRRLSQLTDHLIQKQAQVEALTSEKALLLLRIEGVSRLLDENRSTIDSADFPGTSSTSNAESGIWQLSNSKLKPLWKERMQSGQRHLGSFVRQLDSIFWTGAVVLRRNSTARTWSLVYLVCLHLWVIYILMSHSPASGDNRSGAIISLENINNTGGV; encoded by the exons ATGGCTCACTGGATCTCCTCCAAGCTCAAAGCCGCCGAAACCCTACTCCAACAG ATTGACCAGCAGGCTGCCGAATCACTTCGTAAGAATGAAAAACTGCTATCGGATGACCAATTAGGTGCTGGAAATTCGGAAAGAACCCTTGAAACTAAGCCATTAATTAAGGACCAGCTGAAGAAGAAAGGTCCAGAGAATGTGGTCAGCCAGGATACTACTCACAGTgataaacataatttaaatgttATGAGTAGAAGTAATAGTGATGTTAAACGGGATGATGAAGCTCAGGGATCACTGAATGTGAGTTCAAAGTCAAATATGGGTAGTGGGCTTACGGATAGTGATTGGACAGAATTACTGAGTGTGCCAGATAAGAAGGGAGCGTCTGGGGGAAGGAGTCTGAGCCGAAGTAATAGTCGAGTTTCAGGGGTTCGGGCTCTGAAGAAAGACGGGGTCAAGGTGGGAAATTCTGGGCCAGGGTTGAATCTTTCTGTGGTTAATGGGAAGAGTGAAAAGATTAGGAACGATTTGAAGAGAGGAAAATCAAATGTTGGGTTGGAGAATAATACCAGTCCTGATAGTGATGAGAAGTCAAGTAATGTCGGGGATGCGACACCAAGAACTTCAAGCATCCAGTCGCCAAGCAGTGGAGGTGAAATGGATCAAAGAGACAGTAATTCATCAATTGTGATTGGTTACACTAATGTGACAAATATACGTAGAATTGAGGGGGTGAATGATATTGAAAACGGAGAGAAACTAAATCCCGTAGATGAGTCAGACCGTTCTTCATTGATGATGCCGATTTCTCATGAAAGGGAGTTGGATATGAAGGTGGGGTTGAATGATATTGAGAGGCTTAAGAGGGGAATGAGCGGGAGCAACGAATCAACAATGAATTCCCGGACTTCCAGTGCAATGAAGAAGGTTTCTTCTTTAACAAGTCATGGAGAGTCTAATTCCGAGACAGATGGATCTTCATCATCGGACTCAGAGAGtgaaagggaaagggaagaaaggagaaagaggagGCAACAGATTCTGGCAGAAAAAGCAGCTAGAAAAGCAGTTGAGGCAATTAAAGAGCGCGAGAATTTGGTTGCTAGATTGGAGGGGGAGAAGCAGAGTTTGGAGAAAATACTTGAAGAGCGAGCCAAACAGCAAGTACAAGAG gCTTCAGAACTACAGACAACAATGATGGAGACCATGGAAGCAGTTGAACTAGAGAAGCAGAAACATAATGATACTCGAATGGAAGCCCTGGCACGATTATCGAAACTTGAG AGTGTAAATGCTGAGCTTGCAAGGTCTCTAGCTCATGTACAGAAGAATCTTGAAGTAGAG GTTGATCGTATAGCCGAACTTCGCCTACAGATTCATATGAAAGAAGCAAGTCATGAAG AactgaaaaggaaaatatcaAGTGCACACCAAAATGGTGGCCAA TTGCGAGCTTCAAAAGGTGTCGAATTTGAACGGGAGATGCTCGAGGCTGAATATTCCTTTATTACTGATAAAGTGAGAAGAGTACAATACCAG GCCAAGACACTAGAAACAAGCATCGAAACAACCCGAAGAGAACTAGAAGATCCAACTGAGGTAGAGATTGAGCTCAAGCGGAGGCTGAGTCAGTTGACTGACCATTTGATTCAGAAGCAAGCACAG GTTGAGGCGCTAACCTCAGAGAAGGCTCTGCTACTTCTTAGGATCGAG GGAGTTTCAAGATTGCTGGATGAGAACAGGTCAACAATTGATTCCGCCGATTTCCCCGGTACCTCATCAACAAGCAATGCAGAATCAGGCATATGGCAACTCTCTAATTCAAAGCTCAAGCCTTTATGGAAAGAGAGAATGCAATCAGGGCAGCGACATTTGGGATCATTTGTCCGACAGTTGGACTCAATCTTCTGGACCGGTGCCGTGGTTCTTAGAAGAAATTCGACAGCTAGGACTTGGTCTCTTGTCTACTTGGTATGCCTTCATCTCTGGGTAATATACATTCTAATGTCACATTCTCCAGCCTCAGGTGATAATCGATCTGGTGCCATTATCTCCCTGGAGAATATTAATAACACGGGAGGCGTTTGA
- the LOC105166621 gene encoding peptidyl-prolyl cis-trans isomerase FKBP17-2, chloroplastic — MASFFVSPPSLSHSITRSNYFSSSQTPSPQPPNQPSQPQTTTPTQKLSAELPPPAAAKVLEERPSRAAAKTSVESTDWIASTLTRRFGIGAGLAWVGFLAFGVVSEQIKTRFEVSQQEANTRDVEKEEEVVLPNGIRYYELRVGGGASPRPGELVVMNVKGSVQGSGEVFVNTFEGEKKKPLALVMGSRPYSKGICEGIEYVLGSMKAGGKRRVIIPSTLGFGEEGADLGEGLQIPPFAALEYVIEVDRVSIAPA, encoded by the exons ATGGCATCCTTCTTTGTATCACCACCATCTCTATCTCACTCCATCACAAGAAGTAACTACTTCTCATCTTCACAAACCCCATCTCCCCAGCCACCAAATCAACCTTCACAGCCACAAACCACCACCCCAACTCAAAAGCTCAGTGCAGAGCTACCGCCACCGGCCGCTGCTAAGGTGTTGGAAGAAAGGCCTAGCAGGGCTGCCGCCAAAACAAGTGTAGAGTCCACTGATTGGATTGCTTCCACGTTAACTAGGCGGTTTGGCATCGGTGCTGGTCTGGCTTGGGTTGGTTTTCTTGCTTTTGGTGTTGTTTCTGAGCAAATCAAGACTCGATTTGAAGTTTCACAACAAGAAGCAAACACAAG AGATGTTGAGAAGGAAGAAGAGGTAGTGTTGCCCAATGGCATAAG GTATTATGAGCTGAGGGTAGGAGGAGGCGCGTCTCCAAGGCCAGGGGAGTTGGTGGTGATGAATGTGAAAGGGAGTGTGCAAGGCAGTGGAGAAGTGTTTGTTAACACATTTGAAGGTGAGAAGAAGAAGCCACTTGCACTTGTGATGGGATCAAGGCCTTACAGCAAGGGAATATGTGAAGGTATAGAGTATGTATTGGGCAGTATGAAGGCAGGTGGGAAAAGGAGAGTGATCATACCATCTACATTGGGGTTTGGGGAAGAAGGTGCAGATTTAGGTGAAGGACTGCAAATTCCTCCTTTTGCTGCACTTGAATATGTAATAGAGGTTGATAGAGTTTCAATTGCACCAGCATga
- the LOC105166578 gene encoding ras-related protein RABA6a-like has product MTESFDEECDYLFKAVLIGDSAVGKSNLLSRFAKNEFCLESKPTIGVEFAYRNIRVGDKLIKAQIWDTAGQERFRAITSSYYRGALGALLVYDITRKSTFESLKKWLKEVREFGSRELVVVLVGNKSDLAQYREVNLEDGRSLAQLEDLSFMETSAKENLNVEEAFLQMITRIYQLSCHKSMEAKTSDAAASSTVQTVLQGKKEILCIDEVSATKQTSHCCSY; this is encoded by the exons ATGACCGAGTCGTTCGATGAAGAGTGTGATTATCTCTTCAAGGCTGTCCTCATAGGGGACTCGGCAGTCGGGAAGTCGAACCTCCTCTCGAGGTTCGCCAAGAACGAGTTCTGCTTAGAGTCGAAGCCAACCATTGGAGTTGAGTTTGCGTACCGGAATATTAGGGTGGGGGATAAGCTCATCAAGGCTCAGATATGGGACACCGCCGGCCAAGAACG GTTCCGAGCCATCACGAGTTCGTACTACCGCGGAGCGCTGGGCGCCCTACTGGTGTACGACATAACAAGGAAGTCTACGTTCGAGAGTCTGAAAAAGTGGTTGAAGGAGGTGAGGGAGTTCGGCAGCCGGGAGCTGGTGGTGGTGCTCGTCGGGAATAAGTCGGATTTAGCCCAATACAGAGAGGTGAATTTAGAGGATGGGCGGAGCTTGGCTCAGCTGGAAGACCTCTCCTTCATGGAAACATCAGCTAAGGAGAATTTGAATGTTGAAGAGGCATTTCTGCAGATGATCACTAGGATTTATCAACTCAGTTGTCACAAAAGCATGGAAGCTAAGACAAGTGATGCAGCGGCCTCATCAACTGTTCAAACAGTACTGCAGGGGAAGAAGGAAATCTTGTGTATTGATGAAGTTTCTGCCACGAAACAAACTAGTCATTGTTGCTCGTATTGA
- the LOC105166596 gene encoding uncharacterized protein LOC105166596 isoform X3 — MTRLVSLWQVKIENKHSQTTFQFSRVFCLELEAHSVMGTVIDSHFLALTAIVTVAYQLFFFVVTALLKFDKVTDFAGSTNFVILAVLTLVVKGSWNFRQVVLSMLVVIWGLRLGLFLLMRILRWGEDRRFDEMRNNLGRLAVFWIFQAVWVWTVSLPVTVVNASDRDPSLQAADIIGWIMWSLGILVEATSDQQKLTFKNSPENRGKWCDVGLWKYSRHPNYFGEIFLWWGIFVAATPVLEGAEWLVIFGPLFLTLLLLFVSGIPLLEESADKKYGNVSAYRHYKRTTSPLILLPPALYGNLPSWLKSTLLFEFPLYSRSLPQENWN; from the exons ATGACCCGACTTGTGAGTCTGTGGCAAGTCAAAATTGAGAACAAACACAGCCAGACTACATTTCAATTCTCAAGGGTGTTTTGTTTGGAGTTGGAAGCTCATTCAGTCATGGGAACCGTCATCGACTCCCATTTCTTGGCCCTTACTGCCATTGTTACG GTGGCCTATCAATTGTTCTTCTTTGTAGTCACAGCACTTCTGAAGTTCGACAAAGTCACGGACTTTGCAG GCAGCACAAATTTTGTTATACTTGCCGTGTTGACCTTGGTTGTGAAAGGATCATGGAACTTCCGACAG GTGGTTTTGTCCATGCTTGTGGTAATCTGGGGCCTTCGTTTAGGACTGTTTCTATTAATGAG GATACTGCGGTGGGGGGAGGATAGACGTTTTGACGAAATGCGCAATAATTTGGGAAGATTGGCtgttttttggatttttcag GCTGTGTGGGTGTGGACTGTGAGTTTACCTGTGACAGTTGTTAATGCAAGTGACCGAGACCCCTCCCTTCAAGCTGCGGACATTATAGGATGGATAATGTGGTCTTTAGGCATTCTTGTTGAAGCAACTTCTgaccaacaaaaattaacatttaaaaattctccAGAAAACAGGGGGAAATGGTGTGATGTTGGACTCTGGAAGTATTCACGCCACCCCAATTATTTTGGCGAG ATTTTTCTTTGGTGGGGAATTTTTGTGGCTGCAACACCGGTACTAGAAGGTGCAGAATGGCTTGTCATCTTTGGGCCATTATTTCTCACATTATTGCTCCTTTTCGTCAGTGGAATACCACTGCTTGAG GAATCAGCGGACAAAAAGTATGGGAATGTTTCTGCATACAGGCACTATAAAAGAACAACGAG TCCTCTCATCTTGCTTCCCCCTGCACTGTATGGCAATTTGCCATCATGGCTCAAATCAACACTGCTATTTGAGTTTCCTCTCTACAGTCGCAGTCTTCCCCAAGAAAACTG GAACTAA
- the LOC105166596 gene encoding uncharacterized protein LOC105166596 isoform X2, with the protein MTRLVSLWQVKIENKHSQTTFQFSRVFCLELEAHSVMGTVIDSHFLALTAIVTVAYQLFFFVVTALLKFDKVTDFAGSTNFVILAVLTLVVKGSWNFRQVVLSMLVVIWGLRLGLFLLMRILRWGEDRRFDEMRNNLGRLAVFWIFQAVWVWTVSLPVTVVNASDRDPSLQAADIIGWIMWSLGILVEATSDQQKLTFKNSPENRGKWCDVGLWKYSRHPNYFGEIFLWWGIFVAATPVLEGAEWLVIFGPLFLTLLLLFVSGIPLLEESADKKYGNVSAYRHYKRTTSPLILLPPALYGNLPSWLKSTLLFEFPLYSRSLPQENWNRRSHQQSNGQKIS; encoded by the exons ATGACCCGACTTGTGAGTCTGTGGCAAGTCAAAATTGAGAACAAACACAGCCAGACTACATTTCAATTCTCAAGGGTGTTTTGTTTGGAGTTGGAAGCTCATTCAGTCATGGGAACCGTCATCGACTCCCATTTCTTGGCCCTTACTGCCATTGTTACG GTGGCCTATCAATTGTTCTTCTTTGTAGTCACAGCACTTCTGAAGTTCGACAAAGTCACGGACTTTGCAG GCAGCACAAATTTTGTTATACTTGCCGTGTTGACCTTGGTTGTGAAAGGATCATGGAACTTCCGACAG GTGGTTTTGTCCATGCTTGTGGTAATCTGGGGCCTTCGTTTAGGACTGTTTCTATTAATGAG GATACTGCGGTGGGGGGAGGATAGACGTTTTGACGAAATGCGCAATAATTTGGGAAGATTGGCtgttttttggatttttcag GCTGTGTGGGTGTGGACTGTGAGTTTACCTGTGACAGTTGTTAATGCAAGTGACCGAGACCCCTCCCTTCAAGCTGCGGACATTATAGGATGGATAATGTGGTCTTTAGGCATTCTTGTTGAAGCAACTTCTgaccaacaaaaattaacatttaaaaattctccAGAAAACAGGGGGAAATGGTGTGATGTTGGACTCTGGAAGTATTCACGCCACCCCAATTATTTTGGCGAG ATTTTTCTTTGGTGGGGAATTTTTGTGGCTGCAACACCGGTACTAGAAGGTGCAGAATGGCTTGTCATCTTTGGGCCATTATTTCTCACATTATTGCTCCTTTTCGTCAGTGGAATACCACTGCTTGAG GAATCAGCGGACAAAAAGTATGGGAATGTTTCTGCATACAGGCACTATAAAAGAACAACGAG TCCTCTCATCTTGCTTCCCCCTGCACTGTATGGCAATTTGCCATCATGGCTCAAATCAACACTGCTATTTGAGTTTCCTCTCTACAGTCGCAGTCTTCCCCAAGAAAACTG GAATAGAAGAAGCCACCAACAGAGCAATGGACAGAAGATTAGTTAG
- the LOC105166596 gene encoding uncharacterized protein LOC105166596 isoform X4 — MTRLVSLWQVKIENKHSQTTFQFSRVFCLELEAHSVMGTVIDSHFLALTAIVTVAYQLFFFVVTALLKFDKVTDFAGSTNFVILAVLTLVVKGSWNFRQVVLSMLVVIWGLRLGLFLLMRILRWGEDRRFDEMRNNLGRLAVFWIFQAVWVWTVSLPVTVVNASDRDPSLQAADIIGWIMWSLGILVEATSDQQKLTFKNSPENRGKWCDVGLWKYSRHPNYFGEIFLWWGIFVAATPVLEGAEWLVIFGPLFLTLLLLFVSGIPLLEESADKKYGNVSAYRHYKRTTSPLILLPPALYGNLPSWLKSTLLFEFPLYSRSLPQEN; from the exons ATGACCCGACTTGTGAGTCTGTGGCAAGTCAAAATTGAGAACAAACACAGCCAGACTACATTTCAATTCTCAAGGGTGTTTTGTTTGGAGTTGGAAGCTCATTCAGTCATGGGAACCGTCATCGACTCCCATTTCTTGGCCCTTACTGCCATTGTTACG GTGGCCTATCAATTGTTCTTCTTTGTAGTCACAGCACTTCTGAAGTTCGACAAAGTCACGGACTTTGCAG GCAGCACAAATTTTGTTATACTTGCCGTGTTGACCTTGGTTGTGAAAGGATCATGGAACTTCCGACAG GTGGTTTTGTCCATGCTTGTGGTAATCTGGGGCCTTCGTTTAGGACTGTTTCTATTAATGAG GATACTGCGGTGGGGGGAGGATAGACGTTTTGACGAAATGCGCAATAATTTGGGAAGATTGGCtgttttttggatttttcag GCTGTGTGGGTGTGGACTGTGAGTTTACCTGTGACAGTTGTTAATGCAAGTGACCGAGACCCCTCCCTTCAAGCTGCGGACATTATAGGATGGATAATGTGGTCTTTAGGCATTCTTGTTGAAGCAACTTCTgaccaacaaaaattaacatttaaaaattctccAGAAAACAGGGGGAAATGGTGTGATGTTGGACTCTGGAAGTATTCACGCCACCCCAATTATTTTGGCGAG ATTTTTCTTTGGTGGGGAATTTTTGTGGCTGCAACACCGGTACTAGAAGGTGCAGAATGGCTTGTCATCTTTGGGCCATTATTTCTCACATTATTGCTCCTTTTCGTCAGTGGAATACCACTGCTTGAG GAATCAGCGGACAAAAAGTATGGGAATGTTTCTGCATACAGGCACTATAAAAGAACAACGAG TCCTCTCATCTTGCTTCCCCCTGCACTGTATGGCAATTTGCCATCATGGCTCAAATCAACACTGCTATTTGAGTTTCCTCTCTACAGTCGCAGTCTTCCCCAAGAAAACTG A
- the LOC105166596 gene encoding uncharacterized protein LOC105166596 isoform X5: MLVVIWGLRLGLFLLMRILRWGEDRRFDEMRNNLGRLAVFWIFQAVWVWTVSLPVTVVNASDRDPSLQAADIIGWIMWSLGILVEATSDQQKLTFKNSPENRGKWCDVGLWKYSRHPNYFGEIFLWWGIFVAATPVLEGAEWLVIFGPLFLTLLLLFVSGIPLLEESADKKYGNVSAYRHYKRTTSPLILLPPALYGNLPSWLKSTLLFEFPLYSRSLPQENWNRRSHQQSNGQKIS; encoded by the exons ATGCTTGTGGTAATCTGGGGCCTTCGTTTAGGACTGTTTCTATTAATGAG GATACTGCGGTGGGGGGAGGATAGACGTTTTGACGAAATGCGCAATAATTTGGGAAGATTGGCtgttttttggatttttcag GCTGTGTGGGTGTGGACTGTGAGTTTACCTGTGACAGTTGTTAATGCAAGTGACCGAGACCCCTCCCTTCAAGCTGCGGACATTATAGGATGGATAATGTGGTCTTTAGGCATTCTTGTTGAAGCAACTTCTgaccaacaaaaattaacatttaaaaattctccAGAAAACAGGGGGAAATGGTGTGATGTTGGACTCTGGAAGTATTCACGCCACCCCAATTATTTTGGCGAG ATTTTTCTTTGGTGGGGAATTTTTGTGGCTGCAACACCGGTACTAGAAGGTGCAGAATGGCTTGTCATCTTTGGGCCATTATTTCTCACATTATTGCTCCTTTTCGTCAGTGGAATACCACTGCTTGAG GAATCAGCGGACAAAAAGTATGGGAATGTTTCTGCATACAGGCACTATAAAAGAACAACGAG TCCTCTCATCTTGCTTCCCCCTGCACTGTATGGCAATTTGCCATCATGGCTCAAATCAACACTGCTATTTGAGTTTCCTCTCTACAGTCGCAGTCTTCCCCAAGAAAACTG GAATAGAAGAAGCCACCAACAGAGCAATGGACAGAAGATTAGTTAG